From the Pelorhabdus rhamnosifermentans genome, one window contains:
- a CDS encoding branched-chain amino acid ABC transporter permease produces VRENEIAAEAMGIDTTKYKVLAFTIGAAFAGIAGCLFSHYFYIAHPASFTFMKSFDILTMVVLGGLGSITGSIT; encoded by the coding sequence GTACGCGAAAATGAAATCGCTGCCGAAGCCATGGGAATTGATACAACCAAATACAAGGTGCTGGCCTTTACCATTGGCGCCGCTTTTGCTGGCATTGCCGGTTGTCTGTTCTCGCACTACTTTTACATTGCCCATCCAGCTTCATTTACCTTTATGAAGTCCTTCGATATTTTGACCATGGTTGTTTTAGGCGGACTCGGCAGTATTACAGGCTCCATTAC